A window of the Dickeya dianthicola NCPPB 453 genome harbors these coding sequences:
- a CDS encoding amino acid ABC transporter permease, which produces MSSQDIINIGYFLLEGVANTLMVTLTCFTSALITGLAVAVLRRLAFPSIKNILDFLVFTFRGIPVLIAVFLVYFGLPATGLSISPLLAMNISIGLISGSYLAEVFRGALQLVEQSEITAAKAAGLSKLQIIRNIELPQMLRFSAPGVLNEFSSVLKATPFAYTVGISEITKQAMSLTAVTMNGLVIYTFAGILYFIIYKLSLVAAKLLEMKFKMTSDELKRIKVKMYDIDRIK; this is translated from the coding sequence ATGTCATCGCAAGATATTATAAATATAGGTTATTTTTTGCTTGAGGGCGTCGCAAACACGCTAATGGTTACATTGACATGTTTTACCTCAGCATTGATTACTGGGTTGGCAGTCGCCGTTTTACGGCGACTGGCTTTTCCATCAATAAAAAATATTCTGGATTTCCTGGTTTTCACTTTTCGTGGAATTCCGGTTTTAATCGCCGTTTTTCTGGTCTATTTCGGCCTTCCGGCAACGGGTCTGAGCATCTCCCCGTTGCTTGCAATGAATATAAGTATTGGATTAATCAGCGGCAGTTATCTTGCGGAAGTGTTTCGCGGTGCGCTTCAGCTGGTAGAGCAATCGGAAATTACAGCCGCTAAGGCAGCAGGGTTAAGCAAACTACAAATTATAAGAAACATAGAGCTTCCTCAAATGCTCCGTTTTTCTGCTCCTGGAGTATTAAACGAATTTTCATCCGTATTAAAAGCCACACCTTTTGCCTATACCGTAGGTATATCGGAAATCACAAAACAGGCCATGTCCCTGACAGCCGTCACTATGAATGGCTTGGTAATTTATACTTTTGCTGGAATATTATACTTTATTATTTATAAATTATCGCTTGTTGCAGCAAAGCTGCTTGAAATGAAATTCAAAATGACAAGTGATGAATTAAAAAGAATTAAGGTGAAAATGTATGACATTGATAGAATTAAGTGA
- a CDS encoding amino acid ABC transporter ATP-binding protein — MTLIELSEVSKEFGNRKVLDNISLKIKYGEIKIVMGPSGCGKTTLLRCLAQLEKPDTGNIYFHGKDVNNKKFNILEFRKKVGFVFQNYALYRHLNVMDNITLALRKVFNIAHNDARDKALYELEKLDMAEHSMKYPSQLSGGQQQRVALIRALVTDPEIIVFDEPTSALDPLMTREVGSLIKQLNRRKVTILCVTHDVRLAKQLCDRVTFLNHGRIRAEGSFDALSSLDADPDIHCFFGEQ; from the coding sequence ATGACATTGATAGAATTAAGTGAAGTCAGTAAAGAATTCGGCAACAGAAAGGTGTTGGACAACATCAGCTTAAAGATTAAATACGGAGAGATAAAAATAGTAATGGGTCCGTCTGGCTGCGGCAAGACAACGCTGTTGCGTTGCCTGGCCCAACTTGAAAAACCAGATACAGGAAATATATATTTTCATGGTAAAGATGTTAATAACAAAAAATTTAATATTCTTGAATTCAGGAAAAAAGTTGGTTTTGTTTTTCAGAATTACGCATTGTATCGTCATCTTAATGTCATGGATAATATTACGCTGGCGCTTCGTAAGGTATTTAACATCGCCCATAACGATGCCAGGGATAAGGCCTTATACGAACTGGAAAAGTTGGATATGGCTGAACACAGCATGAAATATCCCTCACAGCTCTCTGGCGGGCAACAGCAGCGTGTCGCGCTGATTCGCGCACTGGTAACGGACCCTGAAATCATTGTATTCGATGAACCTACCTCCGCCCTTGACCCGTTGATGACCCGTGAAGTGGGCTCACTCATTAAGCAGCTTAATAGGCGAAAAGTGACGATATTATGTGTCACTCATGACGTACGTCTTGCTAAACAACTTTGTGACCGAGTGACTTTCCTAAATCACGGCAGGATTCGCGCAGAAGGATCTTTTGACGCGCTCTCATCCCTTGATGCCGATCCAGACATTCATTGTTTTTTTGGAGAACAATAA
- a CDS encoding amino acid ABC transporter permease: MFDGWVNFYNDLIDQLPLVLDGVVETLKLAAIVSLSGLLWGIVIFFLSVSNQPAVKNITKIYMDFFIGTPLILILFVIYYGLPQTGIHLSPFVVAVTGFTLNVGAYNAAYMTTAYNALNKQETEAAIVQGFSRWQIFRLIILPQVFITSIPALTNQVINNIKDSTIAFLIQYTEFFSRIQEVASTNFEFFNAYLFAALVYLVFITFIVMLSRFIERKLGIAE; encoded by the coding sequence ATGTTCGATGGATGGGTTAATTTCTATAATGATTTAATAGATCAACTTCCTCTGGTGCTTGATGGCGTCGTTGAGACACTTAAACTTGCTGCGATTGTTTCCTTATCGGGTCTTTTATGGGGCATTGTCATTTTCTTTCTCAGCGTCAGCAATCAGCCTGCAGTTAAAAATATAACAAAAATATATATGGATTTTTTCATAGGCACACCATTAATTCTTATTTTATTTGTCATTTACTATGGTTTACCACAGACAGGCATCCACCTGTCACCTTTCGTGGTGGCAGTAACAGGCTTTACCCTTAATGTCGGAGCCTATAATGCGGCCTATATGACAACAGCCTACAACGCCCTGAACAAACAGGAGACTGAGGCTGCCATCGTGCAGGGATTCAGCAGGTGGCAGATTTTCCGTTTAATTATATTACCTCAGGTGTTCATTACCTCAATACCCGCGCTGACTAATCAGGTCATTAACAATATCAAGGACAGCACCATTGCTTTCCTTATCCAGTACACTGAATTTTTTTCCCGCATTCAGGAGGTGGCGTCAACGAACTTTGAGTTTTTCAATGCCTATTTATTTGCTGCGTTGGTATATCTGGTATTCATTACTTTTATAGTTATGTTGTCCAGGTTCATCGAACGCAAACTGGGCATTGCCGAATAA
- a CDS encoding VOC family protein, producing MLDHLSIPVSDLHRSRRFYEQALKPLGYEQVKDMKFAVSFGVLMGYGQSADPGGEFWLFQGEVASRPPVHFAFSAESRAEVDAFFAAAVAAGGEDNGQPGVRAQYHPDYYAAFVRDPDGYNIEAVYHRIEAVYHRVP from the coding sequence ATGCTGGATCATTTGAGTATTCCTGTGTCGGATCTGCATCGTAGCCGGCGGTTTTATGAGCAGGCGCTGAAGCCATTAGGGTATGAGCAGGTCAAAGACATGAAATTCGCCGTTAGCTTCGGCGTGTTGATGGGGTACGGCCAGTCTGCCGATCCCGGCGGTGAATTCTGGCTTTTTCAGGGCGAGGTAGCGTCGCGTCCGCCGGTGCATTTTGCCTTCAGTGCTGAGTCGAGAGCGGAGGTGGATGCGTTTTTCGCCGCGGCGGTGGCGGCGGGCGGTGAGGATAACGGCCAACCTGGCGTACGGGCCCAATACCATCCTGATTATTACGCCGCTTTTGTTCGTGACCCGGATGGTTACAACATTGAGGCGGTGTACCACCGGATTGAGGCGGTGTACCACCGGGTGCCATGA
- a CDS encoding type II secretion system protein N produces MKIVNSTLKNAIIGVSWLSLPAFAVWLFGQQDDWHVSGKIFYISHYFYTMQQKKAVTERHLFGESHVVENDGDNAFRIYDHPLSEYIIQHAPESESPVKLTGIVYSADANAAMITVESDKIQQTYHTGDILSPENEKLLLILPDEIIIDSHGYYRSIYFKND; encoded by the coding sequence ATGAAAATCGTTAATTCCACGCTTAAAAACGCAATAATTGGAGTGTCATGGCTGAGTTTACCGGCGTTTGCCGTGTGGCTTTTCGGGCAGCAAGATGATTGGCACGTGTCGGGAAAAATATTTTATATCAGTCATTATTTTTATACTATGCAACAAAAAAAGGCCGTGACAGAAAGACATCTGTTTGGTGAATCACATGTGGTTGAAAATGATGGTGACAATGCATTTAGAATTTATGACCATCCGTTATCAGAATACATTATACAACATGCGCCGGAGTCTGAATCACCGGTTAAGCTTACCGGTATCGTTTATTCGGCTGATGCCAATGCCGCAATGATAACGGTTGAAAGTGATAAGATACAGCAGACCTACCATACAGGGGATATTCTTTCACCCGAAAATGAGAAGCTCCTTCTGATTTTGCCAGATGAAATCATTATCGACAGTCATGGATATTATCGATCGATATATTTTAAAAATGATTGA
- the gspD gene encoding type II secretion system secretin GspD has protein sequence MKKFFSAKALFFIFIISQNVYAEKETATDNVHALATPTPENASKKYSASFREVEIKEFVATAAQILKKNIIIDPSITGQISVRSYDDLNENQYADFFINVMEAYGYSVVKIDNHTLNVVPQAQSLRAAWAEGNKGRSKNIVVRLARMNVLSGAELEPILGLIAENSAVKLKYYSSGNLFIFTGREDVVERLVDIVNQIDNARADSSPTVFNVSQAKASDIAKSLQSTFRNLTPEDKNAPLIYGNDATRTIMVKGGAHLRAEISRLISAMDVPGQQSRVFFLKYADAVQMAKLFTNNNNPSGSPEPAGGNTMSMEAMLAQQSPGSMSSGQPANLDGQAASGGTTPAADFSNDSNSMFSDGDTLVRQTRVHADRDNNALVVSAPPAAMQQAASIIQQLDVRHEQVLVEAIVVEVQKAEGLNLGIAWGNKNYGGSNFNSINVGNGFSQANPLVNALKGTEGLVAGFYHGNWGTLFNALESNKSNNIVATPSVVTLDNHRAEFNVGQDVPILTGSQTTNNDNIFNTVQRRTIGIKFSILPRINQSGTILLTISQEISSLSDTAQVNNNLGAVFNIRTVNNVVQVQDNETVVIGGLLDDEKKETVNKVPLLGDIPWLGNVFRYTSHSDDKRNLMLFIRPRIIRSDGAETVQARQGASSAVADEAVRNSPATQNAPHAIERPTPGVNAILNGIQKFTMSLH, from the coding sequence ATGAAAAAATTTTTTAGCGCAAAGGCACTATTTTTTATTTTCATCATATCGCAAAATGTTTACGCCGAAAAAGAAACGGCGACTGATAATGTTCATGCTTTGGCTACCCCAACACCTGAAAACGCATCAAAAAAATATTCAGCATCATTTCGTGAAGTAGAAATAAAAGAATTTGTTGCGACTGCCGCACAAATTTTAAAGAAAAATATTATTATTGACCCATCAATTACAGGGCAGATTTCTGTACGTAGTTATGATGACCTGAATGAAAATCAATATGCTGATTTTTTTATCAACGTCATGGAAGCCTATGGTTATAGCGTAGTTAAAATCGACAACCATACCCTGAATGTCGTGCCTCAGGCGCAATCCTTGCGGGCCGCCTGGGCGGAGGGCAACAAGGGGCGAAGCAAAAATATTGTAGTGCGTCTGGCCAGAATGAATGTGCTGTCCGGCGCCGAACTGGAACCCATCCTGGGTCTCATTGCGGAAAACAGCGCGGTGAAATTGAAATATTACTCGTCAGGGAATTTGTTTATTTTCACCGGGCGCGAGGATGTGGTTGAACGGCTGGTGGATATCGTGAACCAGATTGACAATGCCAGAGCAGATAGCAGTCCGACGGTATTTAACGTGAGCCAGGCAAAAGCGTCCGATATTGCTAAATCGTTGCAGAGTACGTTCAGAAACCTCACCCCGGAAGATAAAAATGCGCCGTTAATTTATGGCAACGATGCGACAAGGACCATTATGGTAAAAGGCGGCGCGCACCTGAGGGCGGAGATCAGTCGGTTAATTTCAGCTATGGACGTGCCCGGCCAGCAATCGCGCGTGTTTTTTCTAAAATATGCGGATGCGGTGCAGATGGCGAAACTGTTCACCAATAACAATAACCCGTCGGGAAGCCCTGAACCGGCAGGCGGCAACACCATGTCGATGGAAGCGATGCTGGCGCAACAGTCGCCGGGCAGCATGTCCTCTGGGCAACCCGCAAACCTGGACGGTCAGGCCGCCAGCGGCGGCACTACGCCCGCCGCGGATTTTTCGAACGACTCCAACAGTATGTTCAGCGACGGCGATACGCTGGTGAGGCAAACCCGCGTCCATGCCGATCGCGATAATAATGCTCTGGTCGTTAGCGCGCCGCCTGCCGCCATGCAGCAGGCGGCATCGATTATACAGCAGCTTGATGTCCGGCATGAGCAGGTGTTGGTTGAAGCGATTGTGGTGGAAGTGCAGAAAGCCGAAGGCCTGAATCTCGGCATCGCCTGGGGAAATAAAAACTATGGCGGCAGCAACTTCAACAGCATTAATGTCGGGAATGGGTTCAGCCAGGCTAATCCGTTGGTGAATGCGTTAAAAGGTACGGAGGGACTGGTTGCCGGTTTCTATCATGGCAACTGGGGAACGCTGTTTAACGCGCTTGAAAGTAACAAGAGTAATAATATTGTCGCCACGCCCAGCGTAGTCACTCTGGATAATCACCGGGCAGAATTTAACGTCGGCCAGGATGTACCTATTTTAACCGGTTCGCAAACCACCAATAACGATAATATTTTCAATACGGTCCAACGGCGCACCATTGGGATTAAATTCAGTATCCTACCCCGCATAAATCAGAGTGGAACCATTCTGTTAACTATTTCGCAAGAAATTTCCAGTCTGTCCGATACCGCGCAGGTGAATAATAATCTCGGCGCGGTGTTTAATATTCGTACGGTAAATAACGTGGTGCAGGTCCAGGATAACGAAACCGTCGTGATCGGCGGGTTACTGGATGATGAGAAAAAAGAGACCGTTAACAAGGTTCCCCTGCTGGGCGATATTCCCTGGCTGGGCAACGTATTCAGGTATACCTCGCATAGCGATGACAAACGCAATCTGATGCTGTTTATCCGCCCGCGTATTATTCGCAGCGACGGCGCTGAAACCGTGCAGGCGAGGCAAGGCGCGTCCTCCGCGGTGGCCGACGAGGCGGTGCGGAATTCCCCCGCGACGCAGAATGCGCCGCACGCGATTGAGCGCCCCACCCCCGGAGTTAACGCCATTCTGAACGGCATTCAAAAATTCACGATGAGTCTGCACTAA
- a CDS encoding GspE/PulE family protein encodes MHQKISSLEWAKSQGILIEKLDDAWRIYYRSDAHPQAMMSALRYCPPGALLSAIDENAFAERIASTFQNSDQRASEVMAGLSEDLDMYQLADALPVYEEILNNEDNPPIVKLINAILAQALKERASDVHIETFEQRVAIRFRLDGVLHKKLEPERRLSSLLVSRLKIMSRLDIAEKRKPQDGRMSLRILGRAVDVRVSVLPSSYGERIVLRLLDKNAVKLDLRQLGMPDAVKKKVASLVSRPNGIILVTGPTGSGKSSTLYAMINELDQEKLNIMTIEDPVEYDIANISQTQVNSKIGMTFAKGLRAILRQDPDVILIGEIRDQETAQIAVQASMTGHLVLSTLHTNTALSALTRMQDMGIEPFMLASALNAVMAQRLVRSLCPHCRQPVAITAAECQMLSVPWREGLTGYQAQGCPACFNTGYRGRTLIQALVVINEPIREGIYQQKNESELAALAGSEVSLSQDGINKVLAGLTSIDEVIRVTGELYDDT; translated from the coding sequence ATGCATCAAAAGATATCCAGCCTGGAATGGGCGAAAAGCCAGGGCATTTTAATTGAGAAGCTGGATGATGCCTGGCGGATTTATTACCGCAGCGATGCGCATCCGCAGGCGATGATGAGCGCGTTGCGCTATTGCCCGCCGGGCGCGTTACTCAGCGCCATAGACGAGAACGCCTTTGCTGAGCGCATCGCCAGCACGTTTCAGAATAGCGATCAGCGGGCGAGCGAGGTCATGGCGGGGCTGAGTGAGGATCTGGACATGTATCAGTTAGCCGATGCGCTGCCGGTGTACGAAGAGATTCTCAATAACGAAGATAATCCGCCTATCGTTAAGCTGATTAACGCCATTCTTGCGCAGGCGCTGAAGGAGCGCGCCTCCGATGTCCATATTGAAACGTTTGAGCAGCGGGTCGCCATCCGCTTTCGTCTTGATGGCGTGTTGCACAAAAAGCTCGAACCGGAGCGGCGCCTCTCTTCATTGCTGGTTTCGCGATTAAAGATTATGTCCCGCCTGGATATTGCAGAAAAACGCAAACCGCAGGACGGGCGCATGAGTTTACGCATACTGGGCCGGGCCGTGGATGTCAGAGTGTCGGTGTTACCCTCCAGCTATGGGGAACGGATCGTGCTGCGCTTGCTGGATAAGAACGCCGTTAAACTGGATTTACGTCAGCTCGGCATGCCTGATGCGGTGAAAAAAAAGGTGGCTTCGTTAGTGAGTCGGCCGAACGGCATCATTCTGGTCACGGGGCCGACAGGGTCAGGTAAAAGCTCAACGCTGTATGCGATGATCAACGAACTCGATCAAGAAAAGCTGAATATCATGACTATCGAGGATCCGGTTGAATATGACATCGCCAATATCTCGCAGACTCAGGTTAACAGCAAAATTGGTATGACCTTTGCCAAAGGATTGCGGGCTATTTTGCGCCAGGACCCTGACGTGATTCTCATCGGTGAAATTCGCGATCAGGAGACGGCACAGATAGCGGTACAGGCGTCGATGACCGGCCATCTGGTGCTGTCAACCCTGCATACCAACACCGCCCTCAGCGCGCTTACCCGCATGCAGGACATGGGCATAGAACCTTTTATGCTGGCCAGCGCGTTGAACGCCGTCATGGCACAGCGGCTGGTGAGAAGCCTGTGTCCCCACTGCCGCCAGCCCGTAGCCATCACGGCGGCGGAATGCCAGATGCTCAGCGTACCCTGGCGGGAGGGCCTGACGGGATATCAGGCGCAGGGCTGTCCGGCCTGTTTTAATACCGGCTACCGCGGGCGTACGTTGATTCAGGCGCTGGTGGTCATCAATGAACCGATACGAGAAGGAATCTATCAGCAAAAAAATGAGAGTGAGCTGGCGGCGTTGGCCGGAAGCGAGGTTTCACTCAGCCAGGATGGAATCAATAAAGTTCTGGCCGGTTTAACCTCTATTGATGAGGTCATCCGAGTCACAGGTGAGCTTTATGACGATACGTAA
- a CDS encoding type II secretion system F family protein: MTIRNFRYTAVNTEGELVTGRHRAFSKESLREQLFARQLIMVSCRVSLLQQWLLLLSRHERLSTLDLALLTRQLASLLEAGIPLEEALTTLASQADKHAVGAVLNAVREQLIAGLSFAQALQTLPYNFNRLYCAMVAAGEATGCLALVLIRLADYLDQHQKTKNALIQALLYPVLLAVMSVIVVSILLSSVVPQVVMQLQQTHTPLPLTTRTLLAISDVLNHYGWMLPVALAALAVGLHQIVRIPARKLWLDRHLLRLYAVGPLLRDISSARYIRTMEILIASAIPLLESMSVAENVLNNSFARFQLTVASQKVNEGKSLTESLSNNDIFSGMVKHMIASGERSGRLEPMLKYIADIQEESLKRRISLLLLLGENGLLIIISSLVLFIVMSILQPIMQLSNTI, translated from the coding sequence ATGACGATACGTAATTTTCGCTATACCGCGGTCAATACCGAGGGGGAGCTGGTTACTGGCCGCCACCGCGCCTTTTCAAAAGAATCGCTGCGGGAGCAGTTATTCGCCCGGCAGTTAATTATGGTCAGTTGCCGCGTCAGCCTGTTGCAGCAGTGGCTGCTTTTGTTGAGCCGCCACGAAAGGTTATCCACCCTCGATCTGGCGCTATTAACCCGCCAGCTTGCTTCCCTGCTTGAGGCGGGCATCCCGCTGGAAGAAGCGCTAACGACGTTGGCGAGTCAGGCGGATAAGCACGCCGTGGGAGCCGTGCTCAACGCCGTGCGGGAACAACTGATAGCAGGCCTGAGTTTCGCCCAGGCACTGCAAACTCTGCCGTACAACTTTAACCGCTTATACTGCGCGATGGTGGCCGCCGGGGAAGCGACAGGCTGCTTAGCGCTAGTGCTGATCAGGCTGGCGGATTATCTCGATCAGCATCAGAAAACCAAAAATGCGTTAATTCAGGCGCTGCTTTATCCCGTGCTGCTTGCCGTAATGAGCGTCATTGTGGTATCGATTTTACTCTCCTCCGTGGTGCCGCAGGTGGTGATGCAGCTTCAGCAAACGCATACCCCGCTGCCGCTGACCACGCGAACGCTGTTAGCCATAAGCGATGTGCTGAACCACTATGGCTGGATGCTGCCGGTCGCGCTGGCAGCGCTGGCTGTCGGCCTGCACCAGATCGTACGCATACCCGCACGTAAACTCTGGCTGGATCGTCACCTGCTCAGGTTATACGCCGTCGGCCCGTTATTAAGGGACATCAGCAGCGCTCGTTATATCCGCACGATGGAGATCTTAATCGCCAGCGCAATCCCGCTGTTGGAGTCGATGAGCGTGGCCGAAAATGTGCTTAACAACAGTTTTGCGCGCTTTCAGCTCACCGTAGCCAGTCAAAAGGTGAATGAAGGCAAGTCGCTCACCGAATCGCTCAGTAATAACGACATCTTTTCCGGAATGGTAAAACATATGATTGCCTCCGGTGAACGGAGCGGCAGGCTGGAACCGATGCTGAAATATATCGCCGATATACAGGAAGAAAGTCTTAAACGGCGGATTAGCCTGCTATTGCTGCTGGGCGAGAATGGTTTGTTAATTATAATTTCCAGTCTGGTTCTCTTTATTGTCATGTCAATACTCCAGCCTATTATGCAACTCAGTAATACAATCTAA
- the gspG gene encoding type II secretion system major pseudopilin GspG, whose product MSHRRIQRVQQGFTLMEVMVVIVIIGLMATLVLPNIMGSKQRANIQKTKADISAIENAVEMYHLDHNHFPEEKEGLSALTAEEKNGDNLNGGYVRDLPKDPWGHAYHYANPGQHKDVDIYSSGPDEKIGTADDIGNWTK is encoded by the coding sequence ATGTCACATCGACGCATTCAACGCGTCCAGCAAGGTTTTACCTTGATGGAAGTGATGGTTGTTATTGTAATTATTGGGCTAATGGCCACGCTGGTACTCCCTAATATTATGGGGAGCAAGCAGCGAGCTAATATTCAAAAAACCAAAGCGGATATCAGCGCTATTGAAAACGCAGTCGAGATGTATCACCTCGATCATAATCATTTTCCGGAAGAAAAAGAGGGGTTGTCTGCCCTGACGGCGGAAGAAAAAAACGGTGACAACCTGAACGGCGGCTATGTCCGCGATCTTCCCAAAGACCCCTGGGGACATGCCTACCACTATGCTAATCCGGGTCAGCATAAGGATGTGGATATTTACTCTTCAGGGCCGGATGAAAAAATCGGCACCGCGGATGATATTGGAAATTGGACCAAATAG
- the gspI gene encoding type II secretion system minor pseudopilin GspI — translation MTNNKKASGIVLLEVLIAVLILALCSGAILRAFSQEMALTAHTREAIIASWVADNLLVLAHLTPLSASGEPVSGSSIMGNQRWRWELGYTQETESSGIRLLQVRVFNATQPQPLVQLNITPP, via the coding sequence ATGACCAATAATAAAAAAGCCAGTGGGATAGTTTTGCTGGAAGTATTAATTGCCGTTCTTATTCTGGCCCTGTGCAGCGGCGCTATTCTCCGCGCGTTTTCTCAGGAGATGGCGCTGACTGCGCACACCCGGGAGGCGATTATCGCGAGCTGGGTCGCGGATAATCTTCTGGTTCTCGCCCACCTGACCCCTTTGTCTGCCAGCGGCGAGCCGGTATCGGGCAGCAGCATAATGGGCAATCAACGCTGGCGCTGGGAGCTGGGCTACACGCAGGAGACAGAGTCGTCAGGCATCAGGCTCTTGCAGGTCAGGGTATTTAACGCCACGCAGCCGCAGCCGCTGGTCCAGCTCAATATTACGCCGCCATGA
- a CDS encoding PulJ/GspJ family protein, which yields MKQTQKGFTLLEILLSVAVASVLLVSALFILRGLNNGSLRLRLQQQHITMLLTGMQQMHQDLTNLVPFKRVGGNVLLFTTPLDGSTLSTLTFSSRLLSQPTSTVQIAWRLQDGVIYRQTSLTPRWQAILTGVQGWSLRFYQQGSWQNATGWQPLPPSAIELTVTLSDLGTYQRLILLRGRP from the coding sequence ATGAAGCAGACCCAGAAAGGATTTACGCTACTGGAAATACTGCTGTCAGTTGCCGTTGCCTCGGTACTGCTGGTGAGCGCGCTCTTTATACTGCGAGGGCTGAATAACGGTAGTCTGCGTTTGCGCCTTCAGCAGCAGCATATCACGATGCTGTTGACGGGCATGCAGCAGATGCATCAGGACCTCACTAACCTCGTTCCGTTTAAACGCGTGGGCGGAAACGTACTGCTGTTTACCACGCCGCTGGATGGAAGCACGCTGAGTACGCTGACGTTCAGTAGCCGCCTGCTCTCTCAACCGACATCGACCGTGCAGATCGCGTGGCGCCTGCAGGACGGCGTTATCTACCGGCAAACGTCGCTCACCCCCCGCTGGCAAGCCATCCTGACCGGGGTGCAGGGGTGGAGCCTGCGTTTTTACCAGCAGGGCAGTTGGCAAAACGCGACCGGCTGGCAACCTTTGCCGCCCAGCGCCATTGAACTCACCGTGACCCTTAGTGATCTGGGAACCTATCAGCGCCTGATTTTGCTGCGGGGCAGGCCATGA
- a CDS encoding type II secretion system protein GspK: MTRADDQKGVILLMVMLVVFIGMLLLAGVMQSSLLLHDSLRHHRQQINRRWALLSAESMIAQRLRAQLVQHHSQLTTGAIAAAGTTQDSSGQAIRYQVTDLSGCFNLNWLLLEAKKTDRIGVGKNVAHDWINAALAKQGFPPLPPPNVLKARLNGAEFIDTSQVSLLPLSAAERHFLQRISCVWPIFSLPETPDTFKININAITLETLPLLAEVLHIPDKQVSLELLLRSRPATGWRGEKDLPPALATLAHNNRYLNFGSHHYLLTLIFSTGGHNLGLATLLYFYQGQALVYRRSYFIDSGELDVP; encoded by the coding sequence ATGACGCGGGCTGATGACCAAAAAGGCGTTATCCTGCTGATGGTAATGCTGGTGGTGTTTATCGGCATGCTTTTACTGGCGGGAGTCATGCAGAGCAGCCTGCTTCTGCATGACTCGCTGCGTCACCATCGTCAACAGATTAACCGGCGTTGGGCGCTGCTGAGCGCCGAATCGATGATAGCGCAACGCCTGCGCGCGCAGTTGGTTCAGCATCATAGCCAGTTGACTACCGGCGCCATCGCCGCCGCAGGCACTACGCAAGACAGTAGCGGTCAGGCGATCCGCTATCAGGTAACCGATTTATCGGGCTGCTTTAATCTCAACTGGTTGCTGCTTGAGGCGAAGAAAACTGACCGTATCGGCGTTGGTAAAAATGTGGCCCACGACTGGATTAATGCGGCGTTAGCAAAGCAGGGCTTTCCGCCCCTTCCGCCGCCGAATGTGCTGAAAGCCAGGCTAAACGGCGCGGAGTTTATCGATACCAGCCAGGTGAGCCTGCTGCCGCTGTCGGCGGCTGAAAGGCATTTCTTGCAGCGGATCAGCTGCGTGTGGCCGATTTTTTCACTGCCGGAAACACCCGATACCTTTAAAATCAATATCAATGCGATAACCCTCGAAACGCTGCCGCTGTTGGCTGAAGTGCTGCATATCCCTGATAAACAGGTATCACTTGAGCTGTTATTGCGAAGCCGGCCTGCTACAGGATGGCGTGGGGAAAAGGATCTGCCGCCGGCCTTAGCGACCCTCGCACACAATAACCGCTACCTTAATTTTGGCAGCCACCACTACCTCTTAACCCTGATCTTCTCCACGGGCGGCCACAACCTCGGCCTTGCGACCTTGCTCTATTTTTATCAAGGCCAGGCGTTGGTGTATCGCCGCAGCTATTTTATTGATTCTGGTGAACTCGATGTTCCTTAA